A genome region from Bacillaceae bacterium IKA-2 includes the following:
- a CDS encoding SGNH/GDSL hydrolase family protein: MTKRLLFIGDSITESGRYEDERGIGNGYVNVIYNKLIAEDPSLQIFNRGVGGDKITDLEERWDEDVLSLNPDILSVSIGVNDVWHQLDHPDSSLVDPIQFELIYRRLLQSIDPKVKVILMEPTIITESISSEGNKQLKVYAAIVRKIAKELSANLVPTFTVFMDRLEKGNHLKLTTDGVHMTKEGNELMAETWLTAVSTENFSS; this comes from the coding sequence ATGACGAAAAGGCTGTTATTCATTGGTGATAGTATAACGGAAAGTGGAAGGTATGAGGATGAAAGAGGAATTGGTAATGGATATGTGAATGTAATTTACAATAAGCTGATTGCAGAAGATCCTTCTTTGCAAATCTTCAATCGAGGGGTTGGAGGAGATAAAATTACCGATCTTGAGGAGCGCTGGGATGAAGATGTCTTATCACTTAATCCAGATATTCTTTCTGTGTCAATTGGCGTTAATGATGTTTGGCATCAATTGGATCACCCTGATTCGTCACTAGTTGATCCAATTCAATTTGAATTGATTTATCGAAGACTATTGCAAAGCATTGACCCTAAAGTGAAAGTTATTTTAATGGAGCCAACAATTATTACAGAAAGCATTTCATCTGAAGGAAATAAACAATTGAAGGTATATGCAGCTATTGTACGAAAAATCGCCAAAGAATTAAGTGCTAATCTTGTTCCAACCTTTACTGTTTTCATGGATAGATTAGAAAAAGGAAATCACTTAAAATTAACAACAGATGGTGTACATATGACGAAAGAGGGAAATGAATTGATGGCAGAAACTTGGTTAACCGCTGTTTCAACAGAAAACTTCTCCAGTTGA
- a CDS encoding SDR family oxidoreductase, translating to MDLNLKNKVAIITGGSKGIGLGSALLLAKEGADVAICGRDKNKLQEAAALIKEETGRDVYFASKDVTSKKDCDDFVRETAEHFGGVDILINNAGQSAAQPFDLINEEMWRSDLDLKLFAAIHCSNAAIPYMKEKGGGVIINVTATIAKTAPASSLPTSVSRAAGMTLTNAMSKDLGKYNIRVNTVCIGLIRSEQIERMWKKDHPDLSWDEFSKLPSHKIPLGRIGDTHEAANVIGFLVSDAALYVTGTSVNIDGGKGEAL from the coding sequence ATGGATTTAAACTTAAAAAACAAGGTTGCTATTATAACTGGTGGAAGTAAGGGGATTGGACTCGGAAGTGCTTTATTATTAGCAAAAGAAGGTGCCGATGTCGCTATTTGTGGAAGAGATAAGAACAAACTTCAAGAAGCAGCTGCTCTGATTAAAGAGGAAACTGGAAGGGATGTATATTTCGCATCTAAAGATGTTACCTCTAAAAAAGATTGTGATGATTTTGTCAGAGAGACTGCTGAACACTTTGGTGGGGTTGATATTTTAATAAACAATGCAGGTCAATCCGCAGCACAGCCCTTTGATCTAATTAATGAGGAAATGTGGAGAAGTGATCTAGATTTAAAATTATTTGCCGCTATCCATTGTTCTAATGCAGCTATCCCATATATGAAAGAAAAAGGTGGCGGAGTCATTATCAATGTAACAGCCACAATCGCAAAAACGGCTCCTGCTTCATCACTACCAACTTCAGTCAGTAGAGCAGCAGGAATGACGTTAACAAATGCGATGAGTAAAGACCTAGGTAAATATAATATACGAGTCAACACCGTTTGTATCGGACTGATTAGAAGTGAGCAAATTGAAAGAATGTGGAAAAAAGATCATCCTGATTTATCTTGGGATGAATTTTCAAAATTACCGTCTCACAAAATACCGTTAGGAAGAATTGGTGATACGCACGAAGCAGCCAATGTGATCGGATTCTTAGTATCTGATGCGGCCTTATATGTTACAGGGACTTCCGTAAATATTGATGGTGGTAAGGGAGAAGCTTTATAA
- a CDS encoding trypsin-like peptidase domain-containing protein, protein MTKRWGITILLTLFILCGAFFMFRYIDQMFVDYNGSGSSALASIKESEKVEIAGTVFNENSIDLKKVISKNQSKVVQIEGDEELGSGFLYNDKGDIITNAHIVEGASTVLVRMTDTQTYQGTVIGIGEAIDVAVVRVKELENLEPMSIAFDYEGEVGDGVIAMGSPRGYQNTVTTGIISALNRNFTLPPYQFNEAYQISAPIAAGSSGGPLLLATTGEVVGINSAAYQGEIIGFSIPIKNIWSLVTAWSEGEYPEEPISYHRMYLNQEEASYLIHYFYESISNHDYVTAYSLLGNDWQSSVSYEEFRTSYQTTYAVDVIDFETTIDDDMANFRAEIEVLELAENGELIESTHQVEYQVGIENDQMKILEP, encoded by the coding sequence ATGACGAAACGCTGGGGCATTACAATTTTACTTACGCTGTTTATTTTATGTGGCGCCTTCTTTATGTTTCGATACATAGATCAAATGTTTGTAGATTATAATGGCAGTGGCTCATCTGCATTAGCATCTATTAAAGAAAGCGAAAAGGTAGAAATCGCTGGAACTGTCTTTAACGAAAATAGCATCGATTTGAAAAAAGTGATTAGTAAAAATCAGTCAAAGGTTGTTCAAATCGAGGGCGATGAAGAGTTAGGCTCAGGATTTTTATATAATGATAAAGGTGACATTATTACTAATGCTCATATCGTTGAGGGAGCTTCGACTGTCCTCGTTCGCATGACCGATACCCAAACGTACCAGGGAACAGTTATTGGTATCGGTGAGGCGATTGATGTTGCGGTAGTTCGTGTCAAAGAGCTTGAAAATCTAGAGCCAATGAGCATTGCTTTTGATTATGAAGGTGAGGTTGGAGATGGAGTGATCGCCATGGGCAGTCCCCGTGGATATCAAAATACGGTTACAACCGGGATTATTAGTGCCTTAAATCGAAATTTCACTTTGCCGCCCTACCAATTTAACGAAGCCTATCAAATATCAGCGCCAATTGCAGCAGGAAGCAGTGGTGGACCGTTACTCTTGGCAACAACGGGAGAAGTTGTTGGCATTAATTCTGCCGCTTACCAAGGTGAAATCATCGGCTTTTCGATTCCAATTAAAAATATTTGGTCCCTTGTTACTGCATGGTCGGAGGGGGAATACCCAGAAGAGCCGATCAGTTACCACCGTATGTACTTAAATCAAGAGGAAGCTAGTTATCTCATTCACTACTTTTATGAAAGTATCTCAAACCATGATTATGTGACCGCCTATTCTCTCTTAGGCAATGACTGGCAGTCGAGCGTAAGTTATGAGGAATTTCGAACTAGCTATCAAACAACATATGCAGTTGATGTGATCGACTTCGAAACAACAATTGATGATGACATGGCTAATTTCAGAGCTGAAATTGAAGTGCTTGAATTAGCTGAAAACGGAGAACTTATTGAAAGCACGCACCAAGTTGAATACCAGGTCGGAATTGAAAATGATCAGATGAAAATTTTAGAACCCTGA
- a CDS encoding FxLYD domain-containing protein, with protein MYCHKCGANIHKESHFCSNCAAKVETVKVTGTSVDNRRRKLIWLLPAVTFFIAFVVIGSFFLYETRTNSEVEALVQEGEAKALEGNLLSAKATFEQVLQKRPKHTAAAFNIEVVERGQRYEVLLDQAASFSEKKQLDEGLLILDELELELAEQEGPFFDRLKEQSKQQIASLTVASVNKAQLEKNTIEEIVDLLEKIKDFTSEEAKEMDELLKRKLIDLAINQGETYLKKNQFTEAEIEFDRGLSYDPTNEKLLTYKETVKKERITFKQAEQKRLENATDKAAEEDHFNSTKAVMPTVFEFNYDEDEGELSVWGEVKNVGTRPINEIDIHYTIFDKDGNELENYRTSVSPYKLMPNEIGYFEGTLLISETVGNVEMDDYDWVVE; from the coding sequence TTGTATTGTCATAAATGTGGAGCAAATATACATAAGGAAAGCCATTTTTGCTCGAACTGTGCAGCAAAAGTAGAAACTGTAAAAGTGACGGGTACAAGCGTTGACAATCGCCGTAGAAAGTTGATCTGGTTGCTTCCGGCTGTCACTTTTTTTATTGCGTTTGTGGTTATCGGTAGTTTTTTTCTCTATGAAACGAGGACTAACAGCGAGGTAGAAGCCTTGGTGCAAGAAGGTGAAGCGAAGGCCCTTGAAGGAAACCTCCTAAGTGCAAAAGCAACCTTTGAACAAGTTTTACAAAAACGTCCGAAGCATACTGCAGCCGCATTTAATATCGAAGTGGTTGAACGGGGACAACGCTATGAAGTGTTATTAGATCAAGCAGCTAGCTTTTCTGAAAAAAAACAACTTGACGAGGGCTTACTTATTTTAGACGAATTAGAGCTAGAATTAGCGGAGCAAGAGGGGCCTTTTTTTGATCGATTAAAAGAACAATCTAAACAACAAATCGCTTCTTTAACAGTAGCAAGTGTTAATAAAGCTCAGTTGGAGAAAAATACGATAGAAGAAATAGTAGACCTTTTAGAAAAAATTAAAGATTTCACGAGTGAAGAAGCTAAGGAAATGGACGAGCTTTTAAAAAGAAAACTGATTGATCTAGCCATCAATCAAGGCGAGACCTACTTGAAAAAAAATCAATTTACCGAAGCCGAGATTGAATTTGATCGTGGCCTATCTTATGACCCCACAAATGAAAAGCTATTAACATATAAAGAAACTGTAAAAAAAGAACGAATCACTTTTAAGCAAGCAGAGCAAAAACGTCTCGAAAACGCGACTGACAAAGCTGCCGAGGAAGATCATTTCAATTCAACAAAAGCAGTCATGCCGACCGTGTTTGAGTTTAATTATGATGAAGACGAGGGTGAGTTGAGTGTTTGGGGAGAAGTCAAAAATGTTGGTACTCGTCCCATTAATGAAATAGATATTCACTATACGATTTTTGACAAAGACGGCAATGAACTTGAAAATTACCGAACGTCCGTGTCTCCATATAAACTAATGCCAAATGAGATAGGCTATTTTGAGGGAACTCTATTAATTTCTGAAACTGTCGGGAACGTGGAGATGGATGATTATGACTGGGTAGTCGAATAA
- a CDS encoding DUF975 family protein has translation MKINADLKLEGKRSLVGNWGLAIGACVIVWVLTAAFIDSRTDQAMTSFESIISILGLVLTGPLTYGLSNLFLRFTRSQNAIFKNLFDGFTYFFQNFVLHILQLIFIFLWLLLLIIPGIIAILRYSMSYYIMVDNPGISGLEAIRRSKVMMKGHKGRLFYLWLSFLGWFIFGVFTFGLGFLYVAPYYEATKASFYEDLKKYRRVSVSTMDQ, from the coding sequence ATGAAAATCAATGCCGATTTGAAACTAGAAGGAAAGAGAAGTTTAGTAGGTAATTGGGGGCTAGCGATTGGAGCTTGTGTCATTGTTTGGGTACTAACAGCTGCCTTTATAGACAGTAGAACGGATCAAGCAATGACCTCCTTTGAAAGCATAATATCGATACTAGGCTTAGTCCTAACTGGACCGCTTACGTATGGGCTAAGCAACCTGTTTCTGAGATTTACCCGTTCACAGAATGCGATATTTAAGAATTTGTTTGATGGATTCACGTATTTTTTCCAGAACTTTGTTTTGCACATTCTACAATTGATTTTTATTTTTCTATGGCTGCTCCTATTAATTATTCCTGGCATTATTGCTATCTTACGTTATTCGATGTCTTATTACATCATGGTAGATAATCCAGGTATTAGTGGGTTAGAAGCAATCAGGCGCAGCAAGGTCATGATGAAGGGACACAAGGGAAGATTATTTTATTTATGGTTGAGCTTTCTCGGTTGGTTTATTTTTGGAGTTTTTACATTTGGATTAGGTTTTTTGTATGTTGCACCTTATTATGAAGCTACAAAGGCTAGTTTCTACGAGGATCTCAAGAAATATAGAAGGGTATCCGTTTCGACGATGGATCAATAA